The following proteins come from a genomic window of Budorcas taxicolor isolate Tak-1 chromosome 24, Takin1.1, whole genome shotgun sequence:
- the NKX6-3 gene encoding homeobox protein Nkx-6.3, with the protein MESNLQGPFLLNNTPLAQFSEMKAPVCQYSMQNSFYKLSPPGLGPQLPAGTPHGITDILSRPVAAPNSSLLPGYPHVAGFGGLGSQGVYYGPQVGSFSKAGSEYPTRTRNCWADAGQDWRGGRQCGSTADPLGDSIHKKKHTRPTFTGHQIFALEKTFEQTKYLAGPERARLAYSLGMTESQVKVWFQNRRTKWRKKSALEPSSSTPRAPGSAGAGGERAASETEDDEYNKPLDPDSDDEKIRLLLRKHRAAFSVLGLGAHGV; encoded by the exons ATGGAATCCAACCTGCAGGGCCCCTTCCTGCTGAACAACACGCCGCTGGCCCAGTTCTCGGAGATGAAGGCACCTGTGTGCCAGTACTCCATGCAGAACTCCTTCTACAAGCTCAGCCCCCCGGGCTTGGGTCCCCAGCTGCCGGCCGGGACCCCCCACGGCATCACGGACATCCTGAGCAGGCCCGTGGCCGCTCCCAACAGCAGCCTCCTGCCTGGCTACCCCCACGTGGCCGGCTTCGGTGGCCTCGGCTCCCAGGGGGTCTACTACGGCCCCCAGGTGGGGAGCTTCTCCAAGGCGGGGAGCGAGTACCCCACCCGGACCCGGAACTGCTGGGCGGACGCGGGCCAGGACTGGCGAGGCGGGCGGCAGTGCGGCAGCA CCGCGGACCCCCTGGGCGACAGCATCCACAAGAAAAAGCACACCCGGCCCACCTTCACGGGCCACCAGATCTTTGCCCTGGAGAAGACCTTCGAGCAGACCAAGTACTTGGCTGGCCCCGAGAGGGCGCGGCTGGCGTACTCGCTGGGGATGACCGAGTCGCAGGTCAAG GTGTGGTTCCAGAACCGGAGGACCAAGTGGCGGAAGAAGAGCGCCCTGGAGCCCTCGTCGTCCACGCCGCGGGCCCCGGGCAGCGCCGGCGCGGGCGGGGAGCGCGCGGCCTCGGAGACCGAGGACGACGAGTATAACAAGCCCCTGGACCCCGACTCGGACGACGAGAAGATCCGGCTGCTGCTGCGCAAGCATCGCGCCGCCTTCTCGGTGCTCGGCCTGGGCGCGCACGGCGTGTGA